In Halodesulfovibrio sp. MK-HDV, the genomic window CGGAATGCGTAAACGCGCGAGTTTGGCCAGAGCCCTCGCAATGGACCCGGAAATACTTTTTTTGGATGAACCAACCGCGGGGCTGGATCCAATTACAGCAGGAGCGTTTGATACCTTACTTAAAACACTACAACATGCGTTAGGGTTTACAGTTTTCCTCGTCACACATGATTTAGACACACTACACACCATCTGTGACAGAGTAGCAGTTCTTGCCGAGAAGCGAATTTACGCCCTCGGGACGGTCGAAGAACTTTCAGCAAACCCATACCCATGGATTCAAGATTACTTCAACGGTCCACGCGGACGTAGCGCTAAAATGGAGCCTTGCGGGGAGAAATAGAATGGAAACACGAGCACACTATATTATTGTAGGCATTTTCATCATCGCATCATTTGTGTTTGGATTCGGGTTTATACTCTGGGGGGTCGGAAGCAGTTCTGACACGGACGATCTCCCCTACGATATCCTGTTCCAGAACAGCGTAAACGGGCTATCCATATCGAACCCGGTACTGCTTAACGGCGTGCGAGTAGGTCAAGTTACCGCCATTATGCTCAGTCAGGATAAACCTGAAGAAATTCGTGTGCGGATTCGTATCAAACGCAACACACCTATCCGTGATGACTCACGCGCAAATTTGATTCCTATCGGCATCACAGGACAATCTTCAGTTTTCATTTCAGGCGGCACAGCAACAAGCCCTCTGCTCAAGCCACTATTTAAAGGTAACGTTCCGCTCATTAAAACGATTCCCTCGCCCCTTAATGAGCTCATCAGTTCTCTTCCTGAAATGATTAACACTGGTAAAAAATTACTGGCAGATCTTCGAAAAG contains:
- a CDS encoding MlaD family protein, with the translated sequence METRAHYIIVGIFIIASFVFGFGFILWGVGSSSDTDDLPYDILFQNSVNGLSISNPVLLNGVRVGQVTAIMLSQDKPEEIRVRIRIKRNTPIRDDSRANLIPIGITGQSSVFISGGTATSPLLKPLFKGNVPLIKTIPSPLNELISSLPEMINTGKKLLADLRKVVDPENREHVKEILANVSSFSDMLVKREADIKLALDNVKNAAAQTQNAMAETEKTALSVNDYVAKQLTPATKEIGILIKRIDLLVKNMEPGLTRFSKGGLDDVTSLVNQSRILVNTLENIAQKLNSNPKQFLLGTTVPEYQTP